Genomic window (Chthonomonas sp.):
CGACGCAAGTGGTTTGGCCGAGGCCAGCGCGGGTGAGTTCCCACACGATTTCGTAAGTAAGGGTGCCGCTGCGGCTGACCATGCCGATGGGGCCGGGGCTAAAAATGTGGCCGGGCATAATGCCGAGTTTGCATTCACCGGGAGTAATGATGCCCGCGCAGTTTCCGCCCAGAAGTCGGCTGCGGCCGCGCGCATGCACCTTGTTCACGACCTTGACCATGTCCTGGGTCGGAACGCCTTCGGTGATGAGGCAGATGAACGGCACGCCAGCATCTTCGAGTTCGAGCACCGAGTCGGCGGCAAAGGGCGCGGGGACAAAGACGATTGCCGTGTCGCAACCGGTGTCGCGCACGGCTTGCGCGGCGGAATCAAAAACCGGCACCCCGATGTGAGTGGTTCCGCCTTTGCCCGGCGTGAGCCCCGCCACGACATTGGTGCCGTAGGCGATCATTTGTTCGGTGTGATAAGTTCCTTCCCGACCGGTCATCCCGGCGACAATAACTCGTGAATCCCGGTTTACGAGAACTGACATACGCGGGCAGTTTACCCGCGCTTAACCCTGAGCCCGACGAGGCGAAGGCGTAGCGCTGCGTTGGCGGCGCACGCCTCGCTTGCCCTGACTGGCGCGTCGCCCCTGAGCTCGAGCGACTCGCGGGGCAACGGTGTTCCAGAGAGAGAGGGTGGCGTGCCGAGCCGAGGGGGCCGGGGTCGCCGATGGTTCACGGTCTTGCATAGCATCACGGAGCGAGAACGGCTTCCACATCAACCCGGCTCTGGAAAATGTTTTCCCAGGGGTCTATCAAGTCGCGTTCCGCGTTGAGAATTGACTTTATTGTAAACCTTCCGGGGTGACAAAGAGATAGGTCTTCCCACAAAATTGGCATACTTACCGGGGCATTTGGCACGGCCCGCACCGAGTAAGGGGCCGGCAACGTGCGCCCACGTCCATTTTGGTTGTAATCAAAGTACACCTTGTCCGGACGCTTCTCCTTGGACCACTCGATGGTGAACAAGTCGGGCCGAAGCTGGGTGACATGGGTGGCGAGCATCTGCGCAATGCCCTTGGTCGCCGCGAAATCGAGGTTCCGCACGATGGGCACGTAGACGTGCAGCCCACTACGGCCACTGGTTTTGATGAAAGGAGTCATGCCAATGCCGACCAGCACTTCGTGCAGGAACGCCGCTCCTTCCTTGACCATTTCGAACCCGGCCACCGACTTGCCCGGCGGGTCGAGGTCGAACACGATGAAGTCGGGATAGTTGAGGACGGATTGTTCGAGATTCGCCCGCGAAGTTGCAAAGTCGCGCGAACGCTTGCCGACCGGCTGCACCGATGAGTACCAGGCGTGCAGTTCTAACATGCCCATTTGCGCCAGCCAGAGCAAGGTCTCCAGGTTGTTGACCATCACAAACTTCGTCGCTTGCTCGTTGGTGTCCGACCAAATCTCCACCTGCTGCACGTAGTCGGGCGGCTCGTGTTGAAAGTGCTTTTGGTACACGCCGGGCGTGTCGATTCCATCGGGGAATCGGATGAGGGTGAGCGGTCGCCCGGCAAAATGTCGCTGCGCGAGCGGCCAGATGCGGGCGAAGTAGGATAAGTACATGCCCTTGGTCGCGGGGGTGTCACCCGGCCAATTCACCTTGTTCAACTTCGTGACCGGAAGTTGGAAGTTGCCGTACTGCAGAGTTGTCTCGGTTACGCCCGATCCCAGCTGATCGATGAGTATGGTTTCGCGCGAAAGTTGCTCAACCTTGAGCATGCGGTCTTGCCGTTCGCGAAGGAATACGGGCTGACGCAGATGCTGGTTCGGACCCCAATCCATAAAGCGAACCTCCACCCAAAGTCGAGGTTCGACCGCTTGAAACTGCTTTTCCTTGTCGCACGGGATGACCGGCTCGACGATCTTCGCTTCGTCCAAGATGCCGCGGAGTTCTTGCAGTTTCTCCTCGGTGAAGCCGGTGCCGACTGAGCCGACGTAGCGCAGTTGGCCGTCCTCGGCTTCCTCGGCGAGAAGCAGGGAACCGATCGAGCTTGCGCGTCCGCGTTCGCCAAACGCGTATCCGACAACCACGAATTCGCCGCTGAGGTAGCTCTTCACCTTGAGCCAATCGGGCGTTCGGACCCCCGGTTGATAGCGAGACGAGAGCCGCTTGCCGACCACGCCTTCGAATCCGAACTGCATGGCCAGCTTAAAGGCGACGTCCGAGGGTCCGGGCAAGGGGTCCATGCGCCGAAGCGGGCTCCGGAACGCCCACTGGTCCAGCCGTGCGATGCGCTCGCCGAGCGGCAGATTGAGCAAGCTTTCGTGGTTGGACTGCAACATGTCGAACACACAAAACTCGATGTTGGCGAGCGATCGCCCCGCCGAAGAGCGGTTGATGTACTGCATGAGCGTGGCGAAGTTGGGCGCGCCCCGCTCGTCGTAGTAAACAATCTCGCCGTCCAAGACAAAGGTCTCGGCGGGCAAACGCCGAAGCGCCTCGACCAAATGCGGAAACGCGGCGCTCAGGTTCGCGCCATTGCGGGTGAACAGGTCTACCTGCTGATAGTTGCGTACCGCGATGCAGCGCACGCCATCGAGCTTAATTTCGAACGTCCAATCATCGCCGCCAAACTTGGCCACATCGTCGCCGATGGTCTTGGTGAGTTCCTGAAGCAGCATCGGCTTGAGATAGCGCGCGCTTTCTTGCCTGGATCGCACCGAGCCCGGCAGGGCGAGGATGTCGAAGTCGCACGCAAACTCGTCGCGGTGCTTTAGGAGCAGCCAGTGGTTGGGGCCGCCCGAGGTCTTGACCAAGGCGAAGCTTCCGCGTAGCTTGTAGCCACGCAGAGTGACGCTGATCTTGCCGTCTTTCAGTTGCTGCGCGAGTAGCGCATCCCCCTTTTCCCGGTCCAATTCGGTGGTGCCGTCATCCGCCTCGGGGTAGATGTCGCCGGTGTCCCAGATGATCACCTCGCCACCGCCGTATTGATCCTTCGGAATGGCGCCTTCGAAATCGCCATACGCCAGCGGGTGATCTTCCACGCGCACGGCCAGCTTCTTGTCGTCGGGGTTCAGGCTGGGGCCCTTTGGCACCGCCCAACTGAGCAAAACGCCACCGCACTCCAAGCGAAAGTCGTAGTGCAGGTTAGTCGCGTGGTGCAACTGGATGACGAATCGCAGGTGCTCGGCGGGTTCCGCGAAGCTGGAATCGGTCGGTTCGGGTGTACGATCAAAGTTTCGTTTGCGTACGTATTCGTCGAGCGGCGGCATTAGCGTTACAATACCGGT
Coding sequences:
- the sucD gene encoding succinate--CoA ligase subunit alpha, which encodes MSVLVNRDSRVIVAGMTGREGTYHTEQMIAYGTNVVAGLTPGKGGTTHIGVPVFDSAAQAVRDTGCDTAIVFVPAPFAADSVLELEDAGVPFICLITEGVPTQDMVKVVNKVHARGRSRLLGGNCAGIITPGECKLGIMPGHIFSPGPIGMVSRSGTLTYEIVWELTRAGLGQTTCVGIGGDPVPGTRFVEVLEMFQNDPATEAVVMVGEIGGSDEEAGAAYIKEHMTKPVVSFISGRTAPPGKRMGHAGAIISGGMGTPESKVSALLDAGAKVADRTSDVPNLIKESMAAVSR
- the ligD gene encoding DNA ligase D; this translates as MPPLDEYVRKRNFDRTPEPTDSSFAEPAEHLRFVIQLHHATNLHYDFRLECGGVLLSWAVPKGPSLNPDDKKLAVRVEDHPLAYGDFEGAIPKDQYGGGEVIIWDTGDIYPEADDGTTELDREKGDALLAQQLKDGKISVTLRGYKLRGSFALVKTSGGPNHWLLLKHRDEFACDFDILALPGSVRSRQESARYLKPMLLQELTKTIGDDVAKFGGDDWTFEIKLDGVRCIAVRNYQQVDLFTRNGANLSAAFPHLVEALRRLPAETFVLDGEIVYYDERGAPNFATLMQYINRSSAGRSLANIEFCVFDMLQSNHESLLNLPLGERIARLDQWAFRSPLRRMDPLPGPSDVAFKLAMQFGFEGVVGKRLSSRYQPGVRTPDWLKVKSYLSGEFVVVGYAFGERGRASSIGSLLLAEEAEDGQLRYVGSVGTGFTEEKLQELRGILDEAKIVEPVIPCDKEKQFQAVEPRLWVEVRFMDWGPNQHLRQPVFLRERQDRMLKVEQLSRETILIDQLGSGVTETTLQYGNFQLPVTKLNKVNWPGDTPATKGMYLSYFARIWPLAQRHFAGRPLTLIRFPDGIDTPGVYQKHFQHEPPDYVQQVEIWSDTNEQATKFVMVNNLETLLWLAQMGMLELHAWYSSVQPVGKRSRDFATSRANLEQSVLNYPDFIVFDLDPPGKSVAGFEMVKEGAAFLHEVLVGIGMTPFIKTSGRSGLHVYVPIVRNLDFAATKGIAQMLATHVTQLRPDLFTIEWSKEKRPDKVYFDYNQNGRGRTLPAPYSVRAVPNAPVSMPILWEDLSLCHPGRFTIKSILNAERDLIDPWENIFQSRVDVEAVLAP